In Homo sapiens chromosome 14 genomic scaffold, GRCh38.p14 alternate locus group ALT_REF_LOCI_1 HSCHR14_7_CTG1, a single window of DNA contains:
- the CHGA gene encoding chromogranin-A isoform X1, producing the protein MRSAAVLALLLCAGQVTALPVNSPMNKGDTEVMKCIVEVISDTLSKPSPMPVSQECFETLRGDERILSILRHQNLLKELQDLALQGAKERAHQQKKHSGFEDELSEVLENQSSQAELKEAVEEPSSKDVMEKREDSKEAEKSGEATDGARPQALPEPMQESKAEGNNQAPGEEEEEEEEATNTHPPASLPSQKYPGPQAEGDSEGLSQGLVDREKGLSAEPGWQAKREEEEEEEEEAEAGEEAVPEEEGPTVVLNPHPSLGYKEIRKGESRSEALAVDGAGKPGAEEAQDPEGKGEQEHSQQKEEEEEMAVVPQGLFRGGKSGELEQEEERLSKEWEDSKRWSKMDQLAKELTAEKRLEGQEEEEDNRDSSMKLSFRARAYGFRGPGPQLRRGWRPSSREDSLEAGLPLQVRGYPEEKKEEEGSANRRPEDQELESLSAIEAELEKVAHQLQALRRG; encoded by the exons ATGCGCTCCGCCGCTGTCCTGGCTCTTCTGCTCTGCGCCGGGCAAG tCACTGCGCTCCCTGTGAACAGCCCTATGAATAAAGGGGATACCGAG GTGATGAAATGCATCGTTGAGGTCATCTCCGACACACTTTCCAAGCCCAGCCCCATGCCTGTCAGCCAGGAATGTTTTGAGACACTCCGAGGAG ATGAACGGATCCTTTCCATTCTGAGACATCAGAATTTACTGAAGGAGCTCCAAGACCTCGCTCTCCAAG GCGCCAAGGAGAGGGCACATCAGCAGAAGAAACACAGCGGTTTTGAAGATGAACTCTCAGAGGTTCTTGAGAACCAGAGCAGCCAGGCCGAGCTGAAAG AGGCGGTGGAAGAGCCATCATCCAAGGATGttatggagaaaagagaggattccaaggaggcagagaaaagtgGTGAAGCCACAGACGGAGCCAGGCCCCAGGCCCTCCCGGAGCCCATGCAGGAGTCCAAGGCTGAGGGGAACAATCAGGCccctggggaggaagaggaggaggaggaggaggccaccAACACCCACCCTCCAGCCAGCCTCCCCAGCCAGAAATACCCAGGCCCACAGGCCGAGGGGGACAGTGAGGGCCTCTCTCAGGGTCTGGTGGACAGAGAGAAGGGCCTGAGTGCAGAGCCagggtggcaggcaaagagagaagaggaggaggaggaggaggaggaggctgaggctggagaggaggctGTCCCCGAGGAAGAAGGCCCCACTGTAGTGCTGAACCCCCACCCGAGCCTTGGCTACAAGGAGATCCGGAAAGGCGAGA GTCGGTCGGAGGCTCTGGCTGTGGATGGAGCTGGGAAGCCTGGGGCTGAGGAGGCTCAGGACCCCGAAGGGAAGGGAGAACAGGAGCACTCCcagcagaaagaggaggaggaggagatggcagTGGTCCCGCAAGGCCTCTTCCGGGGTGGGAAGAGCGGagagctggagcaggaggaggagcggCTCTCCAAGGAGTGGGAGGACTCCAAACGCTGGAGCAAGATGGACCAGCTGGCCAAGGAGCTGACGGCTGAGAAGCGGctggaggggcaggaggaggaggaggacaaccGGGACAGTTCCATGAAGCTCTCCTTCCGGGCCCGGGCCTACGGCTTCAGGGGCCCTGGGCCGCAGCTGCGACGAGGCTGGAGGCCATCCTCCCGGGAGGACAGCCTTGAGGCGGGCCTGCCCCTCCAGGTCCGAGGCTACCccgaggagaagaaagaggaggagggcaGCGCAAACCGCAGACCAGAG GACCAGGAGCTGGAGAGCCTGTCGGCCATTGAAGCAGAGCTGGAGAAAGTGGCCCACCAGCTGCAGGCACTACGGCGGGGCTGA
- the CHGA gene encoding chromogranin-A isoform 2 preproprotein (isoform 2 preproprotein is encoded by transcript variant 2), translating into MRSAAVLALLLCAGQVTALPVNSPMNKGDTEVMKCIVEVISDTLSKPSPMPVSQECFETLRGDERILSILRHQNLLKELQDLALQGAKERAHQQKKHSGFEDELSEVLENQSSQAELKGRSEALAVDGAGKPGAEEAQDPEGKGEQEHSQQKEEEEEMAVVPQGLFRGGKSGELEQEEERLSKEWEDSKRWSKMDQLAKELTAEKRLEGQEEEEDNRDSSMKLSFRARAYGFRGPGPQLRRGWRPSSREDSLEAGLPLQVRGYPEEKKEEEGSANRRPEDQELESLSAIEAELEKVAHQLQALRRG; encoded by the exons ATGCGCTCCGCCGCTGTCCTGGCTCTTCTGCTCTGCGCCGGGCAAG tCACTGCGCTCCCTGTGAACAGCCCTATGAATAAAGGGGATACCGAG GTGATGAAATGCATCGTTGAGGTCATCTCCGACACACTTTCCAAGCCCAGCCCCATGCCTGTCAGCCAGGAATGTTTTGAGACACTCCGAGGAG ATGAACGGATCCTTTCCATTCTGAGACATCAGAATTTACTGAAGGAGCTCCAAGACCTCGCTCTCCAAG GCGCCAAGGAGAGGGCACATCAGCAGAAGAAACACAGCGGTTTTGAAGATGAACTCTCAGAGGTTCTTGAGAACCAGAGCAGCCAGGCCGAGCTGAAAG GTCGGTCGGAGGCTCTGGCTGTGGATGGAGCTGGGAAGCCTGGGGCTGAGGAGGCTCAGGACCCCGAAGGGAAGGGAGAACAGGAGCACTCCcagcagaaagaggaggaggaggagatggcagTGGTCCCGCAAGGCCTCTTCCGGGGTGGGAAGAGCGGagagctggagcaggaggaggagcggCTCTCCAAGGAGTGGGAGGACTCCAAACGCTGGAGCAAGATGGACCAGCTGGCCAAGGAGCTGACGGCTGAGAAGCGGctggaggggcaggaggaggaggaggacaaccGGGACAGTTCCATGAAGCTCTCCTTCCGGGCCCGGGCCTACGGCTTCAGGGGCCCTGGGCCGCAGCTGCGACGAGGCTGGAGGCCATCCTCCCGGGAGGACAGCCTTGAGGCGGGCCTGCCCCTCCAGGTCCGAGGCTACCccgaggagaagaaagaggaggagggcaGCGCAAACCGCAGACCAGAG GACCAGGAGCTGGAGAGCCTGTCGGCCATTGAAGCAGAGCTGGAGAAAGTGGCCCACCAGCTGCAGGCACTACGGCGGGGCTGA